A window of bacterium genomic DNA:
TCGCCAATTTCCTCACAGGGGCGATCCATCGTGACAATATCACCGACTTGAATCTTCTTCTTAGCCTCATCACCCGATAAGCCCACATCGACGAAGAAATTCTCCATCTGCGCTGATTGATTTCTTTCGGCATCAGAAAGCATATGCGCGGGTTTGGTCGCATAGCCAAGAAGACCTTTTATCGGGCCATCTTTGGTGGTGACTACCACTTGTTGAGCGAACATGTTGCGGGTATCAATTCCGCCGAAGGGGTAGAGGCGGAGGAATCCTTTGTCTTCAATATGCTTAACCATGAACCCGATTTCGTCCATATGAGCGGCGAGCATCACTTTTCGGCGGGTTCCTTTTCCCGTTCCCTGCTTAAAGGCGATAACGTTGCCCATTGCATCGATTTTAATGTCGGTCACATGGGGTTTAAGTTCTTCAATAATAATCGCTCGCACGGCATCTTCTCTGCCGGGAGTTCCTGGGGCTTCACAAAGCCGTTTCAATAAAGCAAAATTCATGAGTGCAACCTCCTGTAGTCTATCAATTATAGCCGAACCGACCCCCCTGGAAACACCATTGATAGCATGTTAAAGCAAAGCAACTTGATTGTCAGTTAATCAACAGGCTATAATCTATGCTCACGTCGGGGCGTGGCGCAGCTTGGATAGCGCGCCGGCTTTGGGTGCCGGAGGTCGCGAGTTCGAATCTCGCCGCCCCGACTTGGATTTTAAGCCCCTGGGAGATAATCCCAGGGGCTTTTTTGATTGAAGAGGTGCAAATGGGGCGACGCACTAAAGAAATTAGAATAGAGAGATGATATGGAGAATTTATCTTTTACCACTTTTCCGACAGTTTTCTTATTTGAGCAATCGGCAAGTAAAGGTGTCTTTCACCGTCTTCTAAGCTTTCAAAACCAAAACGTTTATACCAATCCACAACCGTAGGGTCGAGAGCATCGACTTCTACAGCATGACATCCAATATCACTGTCCGCTACGTTCAATGCTCTTAAGAGAGCATCGATTAGGAGGGTAGTTCCCAGACCTTGATGTTGGAAATCCTTCCGGATTGCTAAGCGGCCCACCAAGACGATTGGCACTTCATTATATGGATGATCCATTGGTTTGGGGAAAAGAGCGCTTTCAACTGCTCCCGCAGCTAAACAGTAATAGCCGAGAACAGTTTTATTGTCATCGGCTATTGCTACAAATGTCCGCGTATGCCCACTCTTATTCTGTCGCAAAGCATTATGTAAAAGGAAGTTATCGAGGCTCTGCACACCGCACGAAAACGAAGAACGGTCATGATCTTTTTCTAATCCCACGATGGACTTAAACTTCAATTACTTTCTCCCCGCTCATGACTTTCTTGTAATTATTGGCAGCTTCAATTAGTGTCTGATTTGGCACAGTATTCTCACTAAGTATCTGCAAAAATTGTTTGGCATGCTCATCACTAAGCACACGTCGGCTCTTCTCTTTTAATACCTCTTGTGCCCTCTCATATATAGCTTGAACAGCAAACGCTGTTATGGTTATGCCCAGTTCAGCAGAAGCAAGCTCAACAACGCGCTTTACATCCGGAGCTAACCTACACTCAAGTCTTCCCGCTGCACTTGTAGTCTTCATAATGTATCCCTCTCTGTACCTTCACATGTATTGTACGGCAAATAGCCGTATTTTATTACTGGTAATGATACCAGTTCGTGGTATAAAACTTCACATAACTTGTTTTAACTATTACCTATGCTTACAGTGGTGGAACCTATAATGAACCTGAAAAAAGATTAGCAACTGGGGAGACGCACTAGGTTTTGGGGACTTTATTGAACGCAGTTATTTGATAGTAATTCTATCCCTCAAGACCTTCATGCGGGTGAAACTGAAGGGCTGCAAACTGGTGACGCTGAATTTTTCGCAACCCGCCGGCACCCCTACAAATGGCATCATCCAGAGCGTGGAGGAGGGCAAGTTTTTGCACGTCGAAATGGAAGACTCCGTGCTTCAGGGTTACAAGGTCTTCGGTGTCAGCGTCAACAAGGATACCGCAAGAGACATCGGCTGTACGATCCGTGGAGAGGTCAAGGCCTACATCCAGTTCTAGCAGGAAATCCCCCAGGGCATCACCCGTTTGGGCGCCTGGCCTATGGACGTGTTTCATTCCATAGCCGGTAACATAGGGGTCGGATCACGGTAAATGCTTTAAACCCAGGAAGATAGTTGCAGAGTGAGGGGCATATAGGCAGCTCCGCACGAATTCCCGCTTCTCTCATCAGCCTGGCAACACGCCCTTGGTTACAGGCAACCCCATCCTTGATCCAGGGATCCTGCAGACATGACCAACCAAGATCATTCCTCAGCCTCAATTAGGGACACCTTTGAATTCGCGATTATTTATAGTTCCTGCAATAACTTTGAGCTGGCCGATTGGCGTGTGTGCAGTTAACTTGAAGAAAATTGCCAAAATCCATGATTTCACATAGATGCGTGCAGGATTTTTGTTATGCCATGACGAATAGGATAGAAAACGTGTCTTTGGGAGGACTGGATGAATCGTAAATTAACAATCACGATATTCGTTTGCATGCTGGTTGTGATAGCCGTTATGTCTGGCATCATTATCTATCAACGCTCAAATAATACACACCAAATGCTCAGAATGACTTTGCATGGAGCCGCAGCAGACGGCAATATCAAGGCGATTGAATCAATCCTTTCTAAAGG
This region includes:
- a CDS encoding GNAT family N-acetyltransferase encodes the protein MKFKSIVGLEKDHDRSSFSCGVQSLDNFLLHNALRQNKSGHTRTFVAIADDNKTVLGYYCLAAGAVESALFPKPMDHPYNEVPIVLVGRLAIRKDFQHQGLGTTLLIDALLRALNVADSDIGCHAVEVDALDPTVVDWYKRFGFESLEDGERHLYLPIAQIRKLSEKW
- a CDS encoding DUF1778 domain-containing protein; the encoded protein is MKTTSAAGRLECRLAPDVKRVVELASAELGITITAFAVQAIYERAQEVLKEKSRRVLSDEHAKQFLQILSENTVPNQTLIEAANNYKKVMSGEKVIEV